The following proteins are co-located in the Acidimicrobiia bacterium genome:
- a CDS encoding cysteine hydrolase — protein MSRDSSHAGDRERVWLPVRAGGEFTAPHYDSASLLTIDIQVDTVGAGAPFEDPDAGEMIVKASALTRAWREAGGLIVHVVRLYEDDGSNVDRCLRDLWCSGWRALIPDTDGAELVPELKPRSNARLSSQMLLSGEVQLWSWNEAVVYKPRWSAFFNTALDGFLSSRRIDTVVVVGHLFENSVRATLQDATAHDLRAVAVLDAISGRVTADSLDEVARWGVEVTTAYDVIEALVLRHSENR, from the coding sequence ATGAGTCGAGACAGTAGTCATGCTGGTGACCGAGAGCGAGTGTGGTTGCCGGTGAGGGCGGGCGGTGAGTTCACCGCTCCACACTATGACAGCGCCTCTCTGCTTACGATCGACATTCAAGTGGACACGGTGGGTGCCGGTGCTCCATTCGAAGACCCCGACGCCGGAGAGATGATAGTAAAGGCCTCGGCACTTACCAGGGCATGGCGAGAAGCAGGGGGGCTGATAGTCCATGTCGTGCGCTTGTACGAGGACGATGGTTCGAATGTGGACAGGTGTCTTCGAGATTTGTGGTGCAGCGGTTGGCGAGCTCTGATTCCTGACACCGACGGGGCAGAGTTAGTTCCTGAACTGAAACCCCGCTCCAATGCTCGGTTGTCGTCACAGATGCTGTTATCTGGTGAGGTGCAGCTGTGGAGCTGGAACGAGGCGGTGGTCTACAAGCCTCGCTGGTCGGCGTTTTTCAACACCGCTTTAGACGGCTTTCTCTCTAGTCGCCGAATCGACACCGTAGTGGTGGTTGGTCACCTTTTCGAAAACTCTGTGCGTGCAACCTTGCAGGATGCCACAGCCCACGACCTGCGAGCGGTAGCCGTTTTGGACGCAATCTCGGGAAGGGTCACTGCGGATTCCTTGGACGAAGTAGCAAGGTGGGGTGTCGAGGTGACCACCGCTTACGACGTAATCGAAGCTCTCGTTCTCCGACACTCCGAGAACCGCTAG
- a CDS encoding 2-isopropylmalate synthase, which yields MSNRLLIFDTTLRDGEQSPGISLNVAEKVEIAEQLARLGVDVIEAGFPVASPGDFESVRAIAQTVKGATIAGLSRTHLEDIDRCWEAIRDADQPRIHVFIATSPIHMEHKLRMTPDQVKEAAVAGVKHAKKYTSDVEFSPEDGTRSDPDFLVDVLRAVVEAGATTLNIPDTVGYAIPSEFASLISYLIEKVDAPQGVVFSTHCHNDLGLATANSLAGVAAGARQVECTINGIGERAGNAALEEIVMAVKVRSDQFGVEVGIATEEIARTSRLVSRLTGYPVQPNKAVVGRNAFAHESGIHQHGVLMNRKTYEIIDAEKVGRKAAEIVLGKHSGRHAFQDTLEKMGIHLQGDSLNAAFKRFKELADRKSQITQADVEAIVAAELGQLEDTFVLEEFEVRGGTSVDPVARVVLRRNGDRSEAESTGDGMIDAACAAISKAAGVSGQLVAFNVSSVTEGTDALGDVTIQLEVDGRTVTGRGVSTDVVEASARAYLSAVNIAVRLGSKPKHRKAEVGP from the coding sequence ATGAGCAACAGACTACTGATATTCGATACGACATTGAGGGACGGAGAGCAATCTCCAGGAATAAGTCTGAACGTGGCGGAGAAGGTAGAAATCGCCGAGCAGTTGGCCCGGCTCGGCGTAGACGTAATAGAGGCGGGGTTCCCCGTTGCCTCTCCGGGCGACTTCGAGTCGGTCAGAGCTATCGCTCAGACCGTAAAAGGTGCAACGATCGCGGGGCTTTCTAGGACTCACCTCGAAGACATCGACCGCTGCTGGGAGGCGATAAGAGACGCAGATCAGCCCCGTATCCACGTCTTCATCGCTACATCTCCCATCCACATGGAACACAAGCTAAGAATGACTCCGGATCAAGTCAAAGAGGCGGCTGTGGCCGGCGTAAAGCATGCAAAGAAATACACTTCGGATGTCGAGTTCAGCCCAGAGGATGGAACTCGGTCCGACCCGGATTTTCTCGTCGACGTATTGCGAGCGGTTGTCGAAGCCGGCGCGACGACCCTGAACATTCCCGACACTGTCGGATACGCCATACCCTCCGAGTTCGCGAGCTTGATCTCGTACCTTATCGAGAAGGTGGATGCTCCCCAAGGAGTGGTGTTTTCGACCCACTGCCACAACGACCTGGGTCTGGCAACTGCCAACTCGCTGGCGGGTGTGGCGGCTGGCGCACGTCAAGTCGAGTGCACGATAAACGGAATTGGCGAACGGGCTGGTAATGCAGCGCTCGAAGAGATCGTAATGGCTGTCAAGGTGAGGTCCGATCAGTTCGGGGTAGAAGTTGGAATAGCCACCGAAGAGATCGCACGAACCTCGAGACTGGTGTCTCGGTTGACCGGCTACCCTGTTCAGCCGAACAAGGCTGTCGTGGGACGCAACGCATTCGCGCACGAATCGGGAATCCACCAGCACGGTGTCCTTATGAACCGCAAGACCTATGAAATTATCGATGCCGAAAAGGTGGGGCGAAAAGCAGCAGAAATCGTTTTGGGAAAGCACTCCGGTCGCCACGCTTTCCAAGACACCTTGGAAAAGATGGGAATTCATCTCCAGGGGGATTCTCTCAATGCTGCATTTAAAAGGTTCAAAGAACTGGCCGATAGAAAATCCCAAATCACCCAAGCCGATGTAGAAGCTATCGTCGCCGCCGAGCTGGGACAGCTAGAGGATACCTTTGTTCTAGAGGAGTTCGAAGTGCGAGGGGGAACGTCTGTCGATCCCGTGGCTCGCGTTGTCCTTCGGCGCAACGGTGACAGGTCGGAGGCCGAGTCTACGGGCGATGGAATGATCGATGCGGCCTGCGCCGCGATCTCGAAGGCCGCTGGAGTTTCCGGACAACTCGTAGCATTCAATGTGTCTTCTGTAACCGAGGGTACAGACGCGTTGGGAGACGTGACGATACAACTGGAGGTGGATGGCCGGACCGTGACTGGACGAGGCGTCTCCACTGATGTTGTCGAAGCATCTGCGAGGGCTTACCTGTCGGCCGTCAACATTGCTGTAAGGCTGGGGAGCAAGCCAAAGCATCGCAAGGCAGAGGTCGGCCCATAG
- a CDS encoding phosphoglycerate dehydrogenase: protein MGTKVLVTEEIAPSGLDILRQAGHNVDFRPGIDHRELIEAVCDAAALIVRSGTQVTADVIEAAPALRVIGRAGIGVDNIDVEAATRRGIVVVNAPQSNTLSAAEHTMALMLALCRRIPEADRSMHAGEWKRSAFVGIELADKTLGIVGLGRIGTLVAQRALAFGMRLIAYDPYVSQERARQMSVELVSLEELCERADVITVHLPKTKETVGLINKERIASMKPSVRIVNTARGEIVDEEALASALYEGRIAGAAVDVYSREPPPPDHPLLGAPNTVLTPHLGATTAEAQDKAGKAVAEQVVAVLRGELVPFAVNVEVGREIPELVRAFLPLAEILGSFYTALAGGLTERVDVALIGQLAEVDDRLISVAVLKGMFSAISEEPVSYVNAPLIAKDKGIEVRRSSSAASEDFVSLIRVSGTGSAGSISVAGTLVGPRQAPRIVEIGEHSIDLPPSRYMLIIHNQDKPGVIGRVGTVLGNAGINISNMAVGRDPGGAHALMGLNLDSPPSGETLEELRRADGIVDVTLLILESAPEVI, encoded by the coding sequence ATGGGAACTAAGGTCCTCGTAACCGAAGAGATCGCACCTTCAGGTCTCGACATCTTGCGGCAGGCTGGGCACAACGTGGACTTTCGCCCCGGTATCGACCACCGGGAATTGATTGAGGCGGTCTGCGATGCAGCGGCACTCATAGTCCGGTCTGGGACCCAAGTGACAGCGGATGTGATCGAGGCGGCCCCTGCCCTTCGAGTAATTGGAAGGGCTGGCATTGGGGTCGACAACATCGACGTCGAGGCTGCCACTAGAAGAGGAATAGTGGTGGTCAACGCTCCCCAGTCGAACACTCTGTCGGCTGCCGAACACACGATGGCACTCATGCTCGCCTTGTGCCGGAGGATTCCCGAAGCCGACCGCTCGATGCACGCGGGAGAGTGGAAGCGATCCGCTTTTGTTGGGATCGAGCTCGCAGATAAAACACTCGGAATCGTGGGCCTAGGACGCATCGGCACTCTGGTCGCCCAAAGGGCTCTAGCATTTGGCATGCGACTAATCGCTTACGATCCGTATGTGTCCCAAGAGCGGGCTAGGCAGATGAGCGTAGAGCTCGTGTCCTTAGAGGAGCTTTGTGAAAGGGCTGATGTCATCACCGTGCACCTTCCAAAGACGAAGGAGACGGTCGGCCTCATCAACAAAGAGCGAATAGCGTCTATGAAGCCGTCGGTGCGAATTGTCAACACCGCTAGAGGCGAGATTGTGGACGAGGAAGCGTTGGCCAGCGCACTCTATGAGGGGAGGATCGCAGGCGCAGCAGTAGACGTGTACTCCCGAGAACCCCCCCCACCAGACCACCCTCTATTGGGCGCTCCGAACACTGTTCTAACTCCTCATCTTGGAGCAACCACCGCGGAAGCGCAGGACAAAGCGGGAAAGGCCGTAGCCGAGCAAGTGGTGGCTGTGCTCCGCGGGGAGCTGGTTCCGTTTGCTGTCAACGTCGAGGTAGGAAGAGAGATCCCAGAGTTGGTCAGAGCCTTCCTTCCTCTTGCCGAGATACTCGGGAGTTTTTACACCGCTCTTGCGGGCGGCCTGACCGAGCGGGTGGATGTGGCTCTAATCGGGCAGCTGGCCGAGGTAGACGACCGGCTGATTTCCGTGGCAGTGCTCAAGGGGATGTTTAGCGCAATTAGCGAGGAGCCCGTTTCCTATGTGAATGCCCCCCTTATTGCCAAAGATAAAGGGATAGAGGTCCGTCGAAGCTCGTCGGCCGCGTCAGAGGACTTCGTTAGCTTGATTCGGGTCTCGGGCACCGGGTCCGCAGGTTCGATTTCTGTAGCGGGAACACTGGTCGGGCCACGTCAGGCCCCTCGCATTGTCGAGATCGGCGAGCACTCGATCGATCTTCCACCCAGCCGGTATATGCTTATCATTCACAACCAGGACAAGCCAGGAGTTATCGGACGGGTAGGAACAGTACTCGGAAACGCCGGAATCAACATCTCGAACATGGCTGTAGGACGCGACCCGGGTGGTGCTCACGCTCTGATGGGACTCAACTTGGACTCGCCGCCCAGCGGGGAGACGTTAGAGGAACTTCGCAGAGCTGATGGGATCGTCGATGTCACTCTCCTGATTCTGGAGTCGGCTCCCGAGGTAATATAG
- a CDS encoding aminotransferase: MIDRPETLLTPGPVPVSPDVLLAQGSPMLYHRGPAFSELLQDIADGIRMLLRTEAPIVIHTASGTGGMESAVANSFSPGDKVLVVSVGNFGERFVKICRAYGLDVEVLEYAWGEEARADDVRKALARTPTCKGVLVTHSETSTGVVNDIESIAGVVRETEALLIVDTVSGAGACPFEMDAWGIDVAITGSQKAMAASPGAAFLAISDRALEAHRNASLPRFYFDWTQALEAFERPNHECPWTPAISVLMGVRVALDKIWKEGLERMIDRHRLLGMATRAGLTAMGMEIFASSPERSNVVTCVKAPEGLDTSKLVSRVREKFGLVIAGGQGKLKGKIFRIGHLGWVDRFDILRALAAVEAVLPELDVPVKHGVGVQAALEVFENADREFAGDSPV; encoded by the coding sequence GTGATCGATAGGCCTGAAACTCTTCTAACCCCCGGTCCGGTACCGGTCTCCCCAGATGTCTTGCTAGCGCAGGGCAGTCCAATGCTCTACCACAGAGGCCCGGCTTTTTCGGAGCTTCTCCAAGACATCGCTGACGGAATAAGGATGTTGTTGCGGACCGAAGCGCCGATCGTTATCCACACCGCCTCGGGAACAGGCGGCATGGAATCGGCTGTTGCTAATAGCTTCTCGCCGGGCGACAAGGTACTGGTTGTCTCCGTGGGGAACTTCGGTGAGCGTTTCGTCAAGATTTGCCGAGCATACGGTCTAGACGTCGAGGTGCTTGAGTATGCGTGGGGCGAAGAGGCGCGGGCTGATGACGTAAGGAAGGCCCTAGCGAGGACACCTACTTGCAAAGGGGTGTTAGTGACTCACAGTGAGACTTCCACAGGGGTGGTAAACGACATAGAGTCGATTGCGGGAGTGGTGAGAGAAACCGAAGCACTTCTTATCGTAGATACAGTCTCGGGTGCAGGAGCATGTCCCTTCGAGATGGACGCCTGGGGAATAGACGTTGCAATAACGGGATCACAGAAAGCAATGGCTGCCAGCCCTGGGGCCGCGTTTTTGGCAATCTCGGATAGGGCTTTAGAGGCTCACCGCAACGCTTCGTTGCCGCGCTTTTACTTTGATTGGACGCAGGCATTGGAGGCATTCGAGAGGCCCAATCACGAGTGCCCATGGACCCCGGCAATTTCTGTGCTCATGGGGGTTCGAGTTGCACTCGACAAGATTTGGAAAGAGGGGCTAGAGCGCATGATAGATCGCCACCGGCTGCTGGGCATGGCCACGAGAGCCGGGCTGACGGCGATGGGAATGGAGATTTTTGCTTCTTCGCCCGAACGGTCGAACGTAGTTACATGCGTCAAAGCGCCTGAAGGCCTCGACACCTCCAAGCTTGTTTCTCGTGTACGCGAAAAGTTTGGACTGGTGATTGCGGGAGGCCAAGGAAAACTGAAAGGCAAAATATTCAGAATCGGCCACCTCGGCTGGGTAGACCGATTCGACATACTTCGTGCATTAGCCGCGGTAGAAGCGGTCCTGCCTGAGCTTGACGTTCCGGTAAAGCACGGCGTTGGAGTACAAGCGGCACTAGAAGTTTTCGAGAACGCTGACCGAGAATTTGCCGGCGACTCCCCTGTGTGA